The proteins below come from a single Gimesia alba genomic window:
- a CDS encoding ThuA domain-containing protein produces the protein MKTISSICTMLCLSFLSVIPLQADESPQKKTASAQRKIVLIAGPKSHGPTGNGIHDYPWSVKLLKVMLDNSNVKDQVRVEYHLDGWPEDPSTLNDADTIMVISDGRDGNKFAEAPHFGNAEHLKQVQRQIDRGCGFLTFHFSTFAPDKYAQQIQDWSGGYFDWEENGLRRWYSAIKTVKAPVHLIHPEHPTCRGIKDFELREEFYFNLRFQDDDPKLTPLFEVTELKGRKENGNVVAWAKERQNGGRGFGTTCGHYYDNWQNDAFRKFILNAIAWTANVEVPEIGVQARYYTHAEITAALAGIKGTAPALVDDRPIRVLMFAGNEAHAWHNWKKTTPVIKELLEKDPRIKVDVSNEIEDLSKKTLSDYQVIVQNYTNWHDGTPLSQASRTAFMNYLQNGGGLVLIHFANGAFHFSLPKAGESDWPEYRKIVRRVWNHHGKGDAKSGHDAFGNFEVQVTDDTHPLTHNLKTFPVTDELYFRQDGTEPVEPLISANSKVTQKNEPLAWTYHYGKGRIFQTLLGHSEKTYDTFEACEILRRATAWAAQRPIHEFERPQPAPGSKKQTAILVPGRWGQALNTNAGTVLIASKPESQPLPLSADCWVKLNQKNSFNVFLASEEKSSPAHWEMYSYARSGYFSVYLPGQGGEYKTKIDICDQKWHYVGMILEPNRLRLFVDGKQELDSALPSRKSTGALSGTIRIGGLVENRIGSDGLIDDVRLSKGPRDFTIVPTDPMKTDGQSLQLFPFDELTKTNQTQNQVSGKPVPVVTKTPVSQKPAADTKKKDHWGKESVGFSQPVSATDDNRWQQTDIGKWLACTVPLPTGPVKKGLSIRVGEHEEGTICYDTQHCKVRGFWTDGFLKPSPERFGLIKAPSPIGNMLFSTQEGPGWDQRQPCQFLGSHVQQNRVTLEYRIGETTVYEFPWFLKSKDHAYFTRTFEIGPGDQALKLHIADAKQVQPLTDHPHVFTATDKNKSFFIGTTGWDAIRTTIDHSNKKKPTAAFVIPPRNVTRVFTIYYQTGPAKDTKPVAPDQPAFTKSLQPLLIPGPPHWKETLTTKGTLGKDSSAYVVDTITIPHQNPFKALFFISGHDFLENGDLAVSTVHGDVWLVSGVDDDLQQLKWKRFATGLFQPLGLKVVDNQIYVLGRDQITILHDQNQDGEADFYECFNNMIPTSVGGHDYVTCLETDSFGNFYLMHAQKGVVQITRDGKKLNTIASGFRNPNGMGMGPGNIITASPQEGTWTPASNIAEVKPGGYYGYGGPKITTNRPLGYDPPLCWIPRLQDNSSGGQVWATSENWGPLKGQLLHLSYGQSKILLTLREVLHGQSQGGTLTLPLEFESGIMRGRFSPADGQLYVSGLKGWVTNAVQDGCLQRVRYTGKPIDLPIAVKTMQNGIALTFTNPLERTAAENPDHYAIEQWNYLWSEKYGSPEFKVSSPQTEGRDEVEVLSATLLPDQRTVFLELASVKPVMQMGITYHLTSQTGMEVKQTYYHTINSVSSQKMDSDSLARHQTKELLTTAQQQHLKPGVLWTFSQNNPSNPPTTDARAGRMIALSVSDSEAPTPFLKPGPFSATAESYLRVPLTGRYQFSLEGFGTARVKINQQPILNIDSDDFSKQAPMAVTLNKGFNQIQLAYQSKADGNAKLRLLWSGDNFAAEPVLPSVLSHMSNHSQLVSMQQLRQGRELIAHNKCLACHSLPNEIAPFIVSDSQGTMHRFPTTAMPDLNQSAPDLVNIGNRVSKRWLFHWLLNPHSLREHSNMPALLGDPNSKLAKQQAADLTAWFVSQARKPAFSDSVNPESSLASDIDSLIESGAQKYELLGCINCHHQFVSPEEDEYQRHSLARVKRKFSPSQLTRFLRSPHQHNQWSRMPDFKLTQQEALALSLYLIDSSKGKIQNAMLLPAGSARRGHQLYYETLGCVNCHGTLSDTSPATVSPRRIPLLVSSLSKGCLSEQRNPNSQSPYYPFSHQQRTALQAILKTHSHSLTRHSPAEVSERWMRQLNCAACHSRDAAKSPRGIIMVEEGDSGLLPDALPSLTWAGEKLKSNWSKSFIAGEVSWRPRPWLKSRMPHFPAHASFLASGMAAEHGIAATPVRKVSEEKDAVSPQMITLGNQLTRKNALDCRQCHGVGDELPLGDDKTKIALGINFVHIKERLRDDYYHRFVLDPPRFDISTKMPKLATDGKTTKISAILEGDAHQQFHAIWKFIQSLNEQPRTFSRN, from the coding sequence GTGAAAACGATTTCATCCATTTGCACAATGCTCTGCCTGTCTTTTTTGAGCGTCATCCCACTACAGGCGGATGAGTCTCCCCAGAAGAAGACCGCGTCGGCACAGCGTAAAATTGTTTTGATTGCCGGCCCCAAGAGTCATGGTCCCACAGGCAATGGAATTCATGACTACCCCTGGTCCGTCAAGCTGCTGAAAGTCATGCTGGATAATTCGAACGTGAAAGATCAGGTCCGCGTCGAATATCATCTGGATGGCTGGCCGGAAGATCCCAGCACACTGAATGACGCCGATACCATCATGGTCATTTCGGACGGACGGGACGGAAACAAGTTTGCCGAAGCGCCGCACTTTGGCAATGCAGAACATTTAAAACAGGTCCAACGTCAGATCGATCGTGGCTGCGGCTTTCTTACATTTCACTTTTCCACGTTCGCTCCCGACAAATATGCACAACAGATCCAGGACTGGTCCGGCGGTTATTTCGACTGGGAAGAAAATGGACTGCGGCGCTGGTACTCGGCCATTAAAACGGTCAAAGCCCCCGTGCATCTCATCCATCCGGAACATCCCACTTGTCGCGGTATCAAGGATTTCGAGCTACGCGAAGAGTTTTATTTCAATCTCCGTTTTCAAGACGACGATCCGAAACTGACGCCGCTATTTGAAGTCACGGAATTGAAGGGACGGAAAGAGAACGGCAATGTTGTCGCCTGGGCTAAGGAACGCCAGAATGGAGGCCGTGGGTTCGGCACCACCTGCGGACACTATTACGATAACTGGCAAAATGACGCCTTTCGAAAATTCATCTTGAACGCCATCGCCTGGACCGCAAATGTTGAGGTTCCTGAAATCGGCGTGCAGGCCCGCTATTACACTCACGCGGAAATCACGGCAGCACTCGCCGGCATCAAAGGCACTGCGCCGGCGCTAGTGGACGACCGCCCCATCCGAGTATTAATGTTCGCCGGCAACGAAGCTCATGCCTGGCACAACTGGAAAAAAACAACGCCGGTCATCAAAGAGCTGCTGGAAAAAGATCCGCGTATCAAAGTCGACGTGTCGAATGAAATTGAAGATCTCTCGAAAAAAACACTCAGTGATTATCAGGTCATCGTGCAGAACTATACCAACTGGCACGACGGCACCCCTTTGAGTCAAGCGTCCCGTACCGCCTTTATGAATTATCTCCAGAACGGCGGTGGTCTGGTTCTGATTCACTTCGCCAATGGGGCATTTCATTTTTCACTTCCCAAAGCGGGGGAGTCCGACTGGCCCGAATATCGTAAAATTGTGCGCCGCGTCTGGAACCATCACGGCAAAGGGGACGCCAAAAGTGGCCACGATGCTTTCGGAAATTTTGAAGTCCAGGTCACCGATGACACACATCCATTGACTCACAACCTGAAAACGTTTCCCGTCACCGATGAACTCTATTTTCGTCAGGACGGGACAGAGCCCGTGGAACCTTTGATTTCTGCAAACTCGAAAGTGACCCAAAAAAATGAGCCGCTGGCCTGGACGTATCACTACGGGAAAGGGCGAATCTTTCAGACTTTACTGGGGCACAGCGAAAAAACGTACGACACGTTTGAAGCCTGCGAAATCTTACGCCGCGCCACCGCCTGGGCGGCCCAGCGTCCCATTCACGAATTTGAACGCCCTCAACCCGCGCCCGGCAGCAAAAAACAAACGGCCATTCTTGTCCCCGGAAGATGGGGCCAGGCACTGAATACGAATGCAGGCACTGTCTTGATCGCATCCAAACCGGAATCACAGCCGCTCCCGCTCAGTGCCGACTGCTGGGTCAAGCTGAATCAAAAAAACAGCTTTAATGTGTTTCTGGCATCGGAAGAAAAATCGTCACCCGCGCACTGGGAAATGTATTCTTATGCGCGCAGCGGTTACTTCAGCGTTTATCTGCCAGGGCAGGGGGGCGAATATAAAACCAAAATCGATATTTGCGATCAGAAATGGCATTATGTCGGCATGATCCTGGAACCGAATCGCCTGCGTCTGTTTGTCGATGGAAAACAGGAACTCGATTCCGCACTTCCCTCAAGAAAATCAACCGGCGCCCTTTCGGGAACGATCCGCATTGGAGGCTTAGTCGAGAATCGGATCGGCTCCGACGGGCTGATTGACGACGTGCGTCTTTCCAAGGGTCCGCGCGACTTTACCATCGTGCCGACAGACCCCATGAAAACCGATGGCCAGTCCCTGCAACTCTTTCCCTTTGATGAATTGACAAAAACGAACCAGACACAGAACCAGGTCTCCGGCAAACCGGTTCCCGTTGTGACCAAAACCCCTGTCTCTCAGAAACCCGCCGCCGATACTAAAAAAAAAGATCATTGGGGTAAGGAGTCGGTCGGTTTTTCTCAGCCGGTCAGCGCCACCGACGATAATCGCTGGCAACAAACCGATATCGGCAAGTGGCTCGCCTGCACGGTACCGCTTCCCACCGGGCCGGTAAAAAAAGGGCTCTCGATTCGCGTCGGCGAGCATGAAGAAGGCACAATCTGCTACGACACACAGCACTGCAAAGTACGCGGCTTCTGGACGGACGGCTTCCTGAAACCCTCCCCCGAACGCTTCGGTCTGATCAAAGCGCCTTCTCCCATCGGAAACATGCTTTTTTCAACACAGGAAGGCCCCGGCTGGGATCAAAGACAGCCCTGCCAGTTCCTCGGATCGCACGTGCAGCAAAATCGCGTCACTCTGGAATATCGCATCGGTGAGACGACCGTGTATGAATTTCCCTGGTTCCTCAAATCTAAGGACCATGCTTATTTCACGCGTACGTTTGAAATCGGCCCGGGTGATCAGGCGCTGAAATTGCATATTGCCGATGCGAAGCAGGTGCAACCATTGACTGACCATCCCCATGTGTTTACTGCAACCGATAAAAACAAGTCTTTTTTCATCGGCACCACCGGCTGGGATGCGATTCGCACGACCATCGACCACAGCAATAAAAAAAAGCCAACAGCGGCCTTTGTCATCCCCCCTCGAAACGTCACCCGTGTATTTACGATTTATTATCAAACCGGTCCTGCAAAAGATACAAAGCCGGTCGCTCCCGATCAGCCTGCGTTTACCAAATCTCTACAACCGCTGCTGATTCCCGGCCCGCCGCATTGGAAAGAAACGCTCACCACAAAAGGGACACTGGGAAAAGATTCCTCGGCGTATGTCGTTGATACCATCACCATTCCCCACCAAAACCCGTTTAAAGCTCTGTTTTTTATCAGTGGGCATGACTTTCTCGAAAACGGCGATCTGGCTGTCTCCACAGTGCACGGCGATGTCTGGCTGGTCTCCGGAGTCGACGATGACCTGCAGCAACTGAAATGGAAACGGTTTGCCACAGGACTGTTTCAACCATTGGGACTCAAAGTGGTTGACAATCAGATCTATGTCCTGGGGCGAGACCAGATCACGATTCTACACGATCAAAACCAGGATGGAGAAGCCGATTTCTATGAATGCTTCAACAACATGATCCCGACTTCGGTCGGCGGACATGATTACGTGACGTGCCTCGAAACCGATTCCTTTGGCAATTTCTATCTCATGCACGCCCAAAAAGGGGTCGTGCAGATTACTCGCGATGGGAAAAAACTCAACACCATTGCCTCTGGTTTCCGTAACCCAAACGGCATGGGCATGGGCCCGGGAAATATTATCACAGCCTCCCCTCAAGAGGGAACCTGGACTCCCGCTTCTAACATTGCGGAAGTCAAACCGGGCGGATATTACGGCTATGGCGGACCCAAAATCACTACAAACCGTCCGCTGGGCTACGATCCCCCGCTGTGTTGGATTCCTCGACTGCAGGACAATTCCAGCGGCGGACAGGTCTGGGCGACCAGCGAAAACTGGGGGCCGCTCAAAGGGCAGCTCTTACACCTTTCTTACGGCCAGAGCAAGATTCTACTCACACTGCGCGAAGTCCTTCACGGCCAATCACAGGGCGGCACACTCACACTGCCGCTGGAATTTGAATCAGGAATCATGCGGGGACGATTCAGTCCCGCAGATGGTCAGCTTTATGTCAGCGGCCTGAAAGGCTGGGTCACCAACGCGGTCCAGGATGGCTGCCTGCAGCGCGTCCGTTATACGGGTAAACCGATTGACTTACCCATTGCCGTCAAAACCATGCAGAACGGAATCGCGCTTACATTCACCAACCCACTGGAACGAACCGCGGCAGAAAATCCCGATCACTACGCGATTGAACAATGGAATTATCTCTGGTCTGAAAAATACGGTTCGCCAGAATTCAAAGTTTCGTCCCCCCAGACCGAGGGACGCGACGAAGTAGAAGTTCTGTCTGCCACGTTGTTGCCAGATCAGCGGACCGTATTCCTGGAACTTGCCAGTGTCAAACCGGTCATGCAGATGGGCATCACATACCATCTGACTTCCCAGACAGGCATGGAGGTCAAACAGACCTATTACCACACAATCAACTCGGTCTCATCGCAAAAGATGGACTCCGATAGCTTAGCCCGCCATCAGACCAAAGAGTTACTCACAACCGCGCAACAGCAGCATTTGAAGCCGGGTGTCCTCTGGACATTCAGCCAAAACAATCCGTCGAATCCTCCCACCACCGACGCCCGAGCCGGCAGAATGATCGCCCTGTCCGTATCTGATTCTGAGGCACCAACTCCGTTTTTAAAGCCGGGCCCCTTTTCCGCAACCGCAGAAAGCTATCTTCGCGTACCCCTGACAGGACGTTACCAGTTCAGCCTGGAAGGATTCGGAACCGCCCGTGTAAAAATCAATCAGCAACCGATTTTGAATATTGACAGTGATGATTTCTCGAAACAAGCTCCGATGGCCGTCACTTTAAACAAGGGCTTCAATCAGATCCAATTAGCCTACCAGAGCAAAGCAGACGGAAATGCGAAACTGCGTTTGCTCTGGAGCGGTGATAACTTTGCCGCCGAACCCGTTCTTCCCAGCGTCTTAAGTCATATGAGCAATCATTCACAGCTTGTCAGTATGCAGCAACTCCGCCAGGGACGGGAATTAATCGCGCACAATAAGTGTCTTGCCTGTCACTCACTACCCAATGAAATCGCCCCATTTATCGTTTCTGACTCTCAGGGAACAATGCACCGCTTCCCGACAACTGCGATGCCGGATTTGAATCAATCCGCTCCGGACCTCGTGAATATTGGCAACCGGGTCAGCAAGCGCTGGCTGTTTCACTGGTTATTGAATCCACACAGTTTGCGCGAACACTCAAACATGCCGGCTCTGCTCGGCGACCCCAATTCCAAACTGGCTAAACAACAGGCGGCTGATCTGACCGCCTGGTTCGTTTCGCAAGCACGAAAACCAGCGTTCTCAGATTCAGTCAATCCTGAGAGCTCGCTTGCATCAGACATCGACTCCCTGATTGAATCCGGGGCACAAAAGTATGAACTGCTGGGATGCATTAACTGTCATCATCAGTTTGTTTCTCCCGAAGAGGACGAATACCAGCGGCACTCTTTAGCACGCGTCAAGCGCAAATTTAGCCCTTCACAGTTAACCCGGTTTCTACGGTCACCACACCAGCACAATCAGTGGAGTCGGATGCCCGACTTCAAATTAACGCAGCAGGAAGCCCTTGCGCTGTCTCTTTATCTCATCGACAGTTCTAAGGGCAAGATCCAAAACGCCATGTTGCTGCCAGCCGGATCAGCCAGACGGGGACACCAGCTCTATTACGAAACGCTGGGTTGTGTTAACTGTCACGGTACACTGTCAGACACATCACCAGCGACAGTTTCCCCCAGGCGTATTCCTCTTTTAGTAAGCTCACTTTCAAAGGGCTGCCTGTCAGAGCAGCGGAATCCCAACTCTCAAAGCCCTTATTATCCGTTTTCCCATCAACAGCGAACGGCGCTCCAGGCCATTCTGAAAACACATTCTCATTCCCTGACGCGTCACAGCCCTGCGGAGGTTTCTGAACGCTGGATGCGTCAATTAAATTGTGCCGCCTGTCATAGTCGAGATGCCGCAAAAAGCCCGCGCGGGATAATCATGGTCGAAGAAGGGGATTCCGGATTGCTCCCCGATGCGCTCCCCAGTTTGACCTGGGCGGGCGAAAAATTGAAATCGAACTGGTCAAAATCATTTATCGCAGGAGAGGTCTCCTGGAGGCCGCGTCCCTGGCTCAAATCGAGAATGCCGCACTTCCCGGCGCATGCCTCTTTCCTGGCATCAGGAATGGCCGCCGAACATGGAATCGCGGCAACCCCTGTTCGAAAAGTTTCTGAAGAAAAAGACGCTGTTTCGCCACAGATGATTACACTGGGAAATCAGCTCACCAGAAAAAATGCACTCGATTGCCGTCAATGCCACGGCGTCGGCGACGAACTTCCCTTAGGCGATGACAAAACTAAAATTGCCCTGGGAATCAATTTCGTGCATATCAAAGAACGACTGCGCGACGATTACTATCACCGGTTCGTGCTTGATCCGCCAAGATTTGATATCTCAACCAAAATGCCCAAGCTGGCTACCGATGGGAAAACCACAAAAATCTCTGCCATTCTGGAAGGAGATGCCCATCAGCAGTTCCATGCGATCTGGAAGTTTATTCAAAGCCTGAATGAACAACCACGCACCTTCAGTCGAAATTGA
- a CDS encoding sulfatase produces the protein MKIKCACWLALFLFAPLLELQSAENKQTAKPNILVILCDDLGYGDLACYGHPQIKTPHLDQLASEGMRLTDCYASAPVCSPSRAGLLTGRTPNRLGVYDWIPEGHPMHLKRDEVTMAQLLKKGGYDTAHVGKWHCNGMFNSKEQPQPGDHGFQHWFSTQNNALPTHENPNNFVRNGKPLGEIEGFSCQIVADEGIRWLKEWRDQEKPFFLHVCFHEPHERVASPPELVKQYLDKSRYEDQAQYFANVANMDAAVGKLMKTLDDLKMADNTLVFFTSDNGPETLNRYGKGSRRSWGSPGVLRGMKLHIYEGGIRVPGIIRWPGRIAAGQENETPVCSVDLLPTFCELANVAVPQNRALDGTSLVPLFAGMDLQRTTPLFWNYYRANSTPRVAMREGDWKVVAHWSGPEGIIPLGNNVNSISQEYIKNARLTKFELYDLKHDISEQHNLAWQEQERLNGLKKKLIQKYTAVQKEGPVWDTKSYEQTREKRLFGKQAK, from the coding sequence ATGAAGATCAAATGCGCTTGCTGGCTGGCTTTGTTTCTATTCGCACCCTTGCTGGAATTGCAATCGGCAGAGAACAAGCAGACTGCCAAACCGAATATTCTGGTGATTCTCTGTGACGATCTGGGTTACGGAGATCTGGCCTGCTATGGGCATCCGCAGATCAAGACGCCGCATCTGGATCAGTTGGCGTCAGAGGGAATGCGGCTGACTGACTGTTACGCGAGTGCGCCCGTTTGTTCTCCTTCCCGTGCCGGTTTGTTGACCGGGAGAACTCCCAATCGCCTGGGCGTTTACGACTGGATTCCGGAAGGGCATCCGATGCATTTGAAACGGGATGAAGTCACGATGGCGCAACTGCTGAAGAAAGGGGGATACGACACGGCGCATGTCGGGAAATGGCACTGTAACGGGATGTTCAATTCGAAAGAGCAGCCACAGCCGGGAGATCATGGCTTCCAGCACTGGTTCAGTACACAGAACAATGCCCTGCCCACGCATGAGAATCCCAATAACTTTGTGCGTAATGGAAAACCGCTGGGCGAGATCGAAGGGTTCTCCTGCCAGATTGTTGCCGATGAAGGCATTCGCTGGCTCAAGGAATGGCGCGATCAGGAAAAACCGTTTTTCCTGCATGTCTGTTTTCATGAACCGCATGAGCGCGTCGCTTCGCCGCCGGAGTTGGTGAAACAGTATCTCGACAAAAGTCGGTATGAGGATCAAGCCCAGTACTTCGCGAATGTCGCCAATATGGATGCTGCTGTCGGGAAATTAATGAAAACGCTGGATGACTTGAAGATGGCGGACAATACATTGGTGTTCTTCACTTCTGACAACGGTCCCGAGACGTTGAATCGTTATGGGAAAGGTTCGCGGCGTTCGTGGGGATCGCCGGGAGTGCTGCGCGGGATGAAGCTCCATATTTATGAAGGGGGGATTCGAGTTCCGGGAATCATTCGTTGGCCGGGACGGATTGCGGCGGGACAGGAAAATGAGACACCAGTCTGCAGTGTAGATCTGCTGCCCACATTTTGTGAACTGGCGAATGTGGCGGTTCCTCAAAATCGTGCTCTGGACGGGACCAGTCTCGTGCCTCTGTTTGCCGGGATGGATTTGCAGCGAACAACTCCCCTGTTTTGGAACTATTATCGTGCGAACAGCACGCCGCGAGTTGCCATGCGTGAAGGAGACTGGAAAGTTGTCGCACACTGGAGCGGTCCGGAAGGGATTATTCCGTTGGGAAATAATGTGAACTCGATTTCGCAGGAGTATATTAAAAATGCCCGGCTGACGAAATTCGAGCTGTATGATTTGAAGCATGATATCAGCGAACAGCATAATCTGGCCTGGCAGGAGCAGGAACGCTTAAACGGTCTGAAAAAGAAGCTGATTCAAAAATACACGGCGGTCCAGAAAGAAGGACCGGTCTGGGATACCAAATCTTACGAGCAGACGCGAGAAAAGCGATTGTTTGGAAAACAGGCGAAATAA